In the Alphaproteobacteria bacterium genome, GCTTATGTCGATGATGGATATCAGGATAATGAACGTGATTATGGTTTGTAGGTTCATGGTTATGAAAATGTGTATGTGGTTTAGTACTATTCCATACAAAATCATGCTTATGTTGATGATGTATGTCATGCGTATGTTTATGTGCATGACCTATCGCTTCATGAATATGTTCATGTTCGTGATGTTCAATTAAATGTAATCCAATACCTATGCCCATACATAAAACAGCCAACCAAAAAATCAATGTTGGATTTTCTTGGGTTAGTATCAAAGATAAAGCAGCGCCTACAAATGGTGCCATCGAAAAATAGGCTCCCGTACGGGCAGTACCTAGATGACGCAAAGCTAACACAAACATCACAAGACTAATGCCATAACTAAATAATCCTAATAAGGCAGTTTTTATACTAAGAGATAAATTCGGAAGATTATAATCAAACATAAAGCCGATTGATAGATTTATACCACCTGCTATTAAACCCTTAATGCAAGCAATTTGTACCGGATCGCTGGCAGAAATTTTTCTGGTGAGGTTATTGTCGATGCCCCAAAAAAAACAAGCTCCAACTACTAATAACGACCCCATGGGAAAATTGAATCCATTTATTTCTTGCCATGAAAGCAACATGCCTCCCATAACAATTAAGATCATGCCAATAAAAATACGACGATCAAAATTTTCTTTAAATACAAACCATGCAAGCATGG is a window encoding:
- a CDS encoding EamA family transporter, with translation MLKYITHKGIVFAVCAAILFGISTPLAKLLIHGISPMILAGLLYLGSGSGLALWIIIKKIIFPTNINTEAKLSFIDIPWLIGAIITGGAIAPLLLMVGLIYISASHASLLLNFEGTATTMLAWFVFKENFDRRIFIGMILIVMGGMLLSWQEINGFNFPMGSLLVVGACFFWGIDNNLTRKISASDPVQIACIKGLIAGGINLSIGFMFDYNLPNLSLSIKTALLGLFSYGISLVMFVLALRHLGTARTGAYFSMAPFVGAALSLILTQENPTLIFWLAVLCMGIGIGLHLIEHHEHEHIHEAIGHAHKHTHDIHHQHKHDFVWNSTKPHTHFHNHEPTNHNHVHYPDIHHRHKHEK